The Spirosoma sp. SC4-14 DNA window CGCCTACCTCGACTTAGTAAAAATCAAGCCAACCCTCGATCCAAAAACCATTGCCATCACCAGTTTTGCCTTGTGCGGTTTTGCCAATTTTAGTTCAATTGCCATTCAGGTCGGCGGCATTGGCGAGCTGGCTCCCAAACGTCGAAGCGACCTGGCCAAATTAGGTTTCAAAGCCCTGATTTGCGGAACGCTCGCCAGTTATATGTCGGCAACTTTGGCTGGCTTATTGTTATAATTCGCAAAAAAGCCAACGGCTATAGCCATTCCTTTTTTTAGAGCAGACGGCTTCCCAAACGGGCCGTCTGTTTTTGTTTGTGTAACTGAGGGAGTTTTTATAAATCGCACTGCTTAAACCACTGGCAATCGTTTAAGAAAATCAAAACTATTGTTTCCGCTTACAGACTTTTCAGCGTCCTACTCGCATCAACACATCATGAACCAGCAGGAGATTATTTCCTTCATCGAGCAAAACGATATAAAAAAAATAAAGTATGCCTTTGCCGACATCGACGGTGTACTTCGTGGAAAAATTATTGGGCGACAGAAATTTCTGGACGGTCTGACCGACAGTTATGGTTTCTGCGACGTGGTTTGGGGCTGGGATTCTTCTGATATTCCTTACGATAATGGCCAAACAACTGGCTGGCACTCGGGCTATCCTGATGCGTCGGTCCGGCTTGACCTAAGCACGCTGCGGCAAATTCCCTGGGAAGAAAACATTCCGTTCTTTCTGGCCGATTTTAGTGGCGACCCAACTCATCGGCCCGGCAATGATCTGGCTGCCTGCCCTCGTTCGCTGCTCAAACGGATTGCTGCTCAATGTCGCCAAATGGGGTTTCATGCCGAATATGCCCAGGAATTTGAATGGTTCAATTTTCGTGAAACACCCCAGAGTTTGCAGGAAAAAGGTTTCCGAAACCTGGAAACCCTCACGCCCGGCATGTTTGGCTATTCCATTCTGCGGCCCTCGCTCGAAAGTGCATTTTATCATGATTTGTTCGATCTACTGGGCCAATTCGGCATTCCCCTCGAAGGACTCCATACCGAAACAGGCCCTGGTGTTTACGAAGCCGCCATCACACACGATGAGGTCCTGCGTGCTGCCGACAAAGCTGTTCTGTTCAAAACGGCCGTCCGCGAAATAGCCTACCGGCATGGTCTTGTTGCCACGTTTATGGCCAAATGGAATGCGCATCTACCCGGTTGTAGCGGCCATATTCACCAAAGCCTCTGGGACCCCGAAAACAATCGAAATCTGTTCTACGATTCCCAACAGCCCAACCGCATGAGCGAATTGATGCGTCAGTTTATAGCCGGTCAGTTGTATTGTCTGCCACACATTACGCCCATGTTTGCGCCAACTATCAATAGCTACAAACGGCTGGTCGAAGGGGCCTGGGCACCCACTACGGTAACCTGGTCAGTAGATAATCGAACAACGGCTCTTCGTGTACTGAATCGGAACGAGAGCTATACCCGCGTTGAACACCGGGTGTCGGGTTCCGATACCAATCCTTATCTGGCCATAGCGGCTGCCCTGGCATCAG harbors:
- a CDS encoding glutamine synthetase family protein, which encodes MNQQEIISFIEQNDIKKIKYAFADIDGVLRGKIIGRQKFLDGLTDSYGFCDVVWGWDSSDIPYDNGQTTGWHSGYPDASVRLDLSTLRQIPWEENIPFFLADFSGDPTHRPGNDLAACPRSLLKRIAAQCRQMGFHAEYAQEFEWFNFRETPQSLQEKGFRNLETLTPGMFGYSILRPSLESAFYHDLFDLLGQFGIPLEGLHTETGPGVYEAAITHDEVLRAADKAVLFKTAVREIAYRHGLVATFMAKWNAHLPGCSGHIHQSLWDPENNRNLFYDSQQPNRMSELMRQFIAGQLYCLPHITPMFAPTINSYKRLVEGAWAPTTVTWSVDNRTTALRVLNRNESYTRVEHRVSGSDTNPYLAIAAALASGLYGIRHQLSLNIPASVGNGYADKQHGVLPANLHEATQAMANSAIAAELFGAEFVDHFTRTRDWEWRQYASQVSDWELKRYFEII